A single Venturia canescens isolate UGA chromosome 1, ASM1945775v1, whole genome shotgun sequence DNA region contains:
- the LOC122410778 gene encoding uncharacterized protein isoform X1: protein MPIDRKRMPSYRPWGSTDDGNIEFESLTTETLQGALTVIREEFFTDENVSVGVELTSEPGASEELEELCLDAIKDGVSVVAIDVTTGKVVGAALNKIQIRGDPSTKGSFELFSERCKWKSSKALVDFMINVDSRLDLFNHYNVDCILEIMFMATKRSYRQRRIGELLVVSSMEIGRELNRGKNVKVPVEIKDNDTITNENCIPSLVSMIATSNFTKKIADRLGFSTLVKASFDEFTFADKTFSQRIGNLHKFTWLIAKRLIVSKT from the exons ATGCCCAT TGACCGCAAAAGAATGCCCTCATATCGTCCGTGGGGCTCCACGGACGACGGTAATATCGAATTCGAGTCGTTGACAACAGAAACTCTGCAAGGTGCATTGACGGTTATCAGAGAAGAGTTTTtcactgatgagaatgtcagTGTAGGAGTTGAACTTACCTCCGAGCCTGGCGCTTCTGAAGAACTCGAGGAATTGTGCCTCGATGCGATAAAAGATGGCGTTAGTGTCGTCGCCATCGACGTTACGACCGGCAAAGTTGTGGGCGCAGCTCTCAACAAAATACAA ATTCGAGGTGATCCTTCGACGAAAGGATCGTTCGAGTTGTTCAGCGAGAGATGTAAGTGGAAGTCTTCAAAAGCTCTTGTAGATTTTATGATAAACGTTGATTCGAGACTCGATCTTTTCAATCATTATAACGTTGACTGTATTCTCGAAATAATGTTCATGGCAACAAAAAGAAGTTATCGACAGCGTCGAATAGGTGAACTTTTGGTAGTTTCATCCATGGAAATCGGTAGAGAATTGAatcgtggaaaaaatgttaaagtACCAGTGGAAATAAAGGATAATGATACGATAACGAACGAAAATTGTATTCCGAGTCTCGTGTCGATGATAGCAACGTCGAATTTCACGAAGAAAATAGCCGATCGTTTGGGTTTTAGTACTTTGGTAAAGGCgagtttcgatgaatttacgTTCGCCGATAAAACGTTTAGCCAACGTATCGGCAATCTCCACAAATTTACTTGGCTCATTGCCAAAAGACTGATAGTCTCGAAGACTTGA
- the LOC122410778 gene encoding uncharacterized protein isoform X2: protein MSDRKRMPSYRPWGSTDDGNIEFESLTTETLQGALTVIREEFFTDENVSVGVELTSEPGASEELEELCLDAIKDGVSVVAIDVTTGKVVGAALNKIQIRGDPSTKGSFELFSERCKWKSSKALVDFMINVDSRLDLFNHYNVDCILEIMFMATKRSYRQRRIGELLVVSSMEIGRELNRGKNVKVPVEIKDNDTITNENCIPSLVSMIATSNFTKKIADRLGFSTLVKASFDEFTFADKTFSQRIGNLHKFTWLIAKRLIVSKT, encoded by the exons ATGAG TGACCGCAAAAGAATGCCCTCATATCGTCCGTGGGGCTCCACGGACGACGGTAATATCGAATTCGAGTCGTTGACAACAGAAACTCTGCAAGGTGCATTGACGGTTATCAGAGAAGAGTTTTtcactgatgagaatgtcagTGTAGGAGTTGAACTTACCTCCGAGCCTGGCGCTTCTGAAGAACTCGAGGAATTGTGCCTCGATGCGATAAAAGATGGCGTTAGTGTCGTCGCCATCGACGTTACGACCGGCAAAGTTGTGGGCGCAGCTCTCAACAAAATACAA ATTCGAGGTGATCCTTCGACGAAAGGATCGTTCGAGTTGTTCAGCGAGAGATGTAAGTGGAAGTCTTCAAAAGCTCTTGTAGATTTTATGATAAACGTTGATTCGAGACTCGATCTTTTCAATCATTATAACGTTGACTGTATTCTCGAAATAATGTTCATGGCAACAAAAAGAAGTTATCGACAGCGTCGAATAGGTGAACTTTTGGTAGTTTCATCCATGGAAATCGGTAGAGAATTGAatcgtggaaaaaatgttaaagtACCAGTGGAAATAAAGGATAATGATACGATAACGAACGAAAATTGTATTCCGAGTCTCGTGTCGATGATAGCAACGTCGAATTTCACGAAGAAAATAGCCGATCGTTTGGGTTTTAGTACTTTGGTAAAGGCgagtttcgatgaatttacgTTCGCCGATAAAACGTTTAGCCAACGTATCGGCAATCTCCACAAATTTACTTGGCTCATTGCCAAAAGACTGATAGTCTCGAAGACTTGA
- the LOC122410794 gene encoding uncharacterized protein, with the protein MSMRVTKLNGDIYEIRTSKPCHLSDVLRIMRENFYYEETMFKSLCANVKIDDEKKQRINAYFDGTVIAALEASPCIIAVHKKTGKIVGVNIITVSENPKIGSKKDGLATIFAVDGAPPVVKKYIEYLSRINEQVDLFEVFPNVQTMWEFYAVAIDKDHRKLGLASDLMNFGINIAKQSNVSLVFGVFTSIYSRKSAEKIAMKSFVEFDLTKYVEPDGRPVFNNIQNDNIVTVMVLEM; encoded by the coding sequence ATGTCGATGAGAGTAACCAAATTAAACGGTGATATTTACGAAATAAGAACTTCTAAGCCCTGTCATTTGAGTGATGTGTTGAGAATCATgcgtgaaaatttttattacgaagAAACTATGTTTAAGAGTTTATGCGCAAACGTAAAAATAgacgacgagaaaaaacaacgaatcaaCGCATATTTTGACGGAACTGTGATCGCTGCTCTCGAAGCATCGCCGTGTATAATAGCTGTGCacaaaaaaactggaaaaattgTGGGTGTTAATATTATAACCGTGAGcgaaaatccaaaaattgGTAGTAAAAAGGATGGTCTTGCTACGATTTTTGCGGTTGATGGAGCGCCACCCGTAGTCAAGAAATACATCGAATATTTGTCACGAATAAACGAGCAGGTTGATCTTTTCGAGGTGTTTCCGAATGTTCAAACTATGTGGGAATTTTATGCTGTGGCGATTGACAAGGATCATCGAAAATTGGGACTTGCTAGCGATCTTATGAACTTTGGGATAAATATCGCGAAACAATCTAACGTTTCTTTGGTTTTCGGTGTTTTCACCTCAATTTATTCGAGAAAAAGCGCCGAAAAAATCGCAATGAAATCGTTCGTAGAATTCGATCTCACAAAATACGTCGAACCAGATGGTCGACCTgtatttaacaatattcaaaacGATAACATCGTTACTGTTATGGTTCTAGAAATGTAG
- the LOC122410778 gene encoding uncharacterized protein isoform X3, whose translation MPSYRPWGSTDDGNIEFESLTTETLQGALTVIREEFFTDENVSVGVELTSEPGASEELEELCLDAIKDGVSVVAIDVTTGKVVGAALNKIQIRGDPSTKGSFELFSERCKWKSSKALVDFMINVDSRLDLFNHYNVDCILEIMFMATKRSYRQRRIGELLVVSSMEIGRELNRGKNVKVPVEIKDNDTITNENCIPSLVSMIATSNFTKKIADRLGFSTLVKASFDEFTFADKTFSQRIGNLHKFTWLIAKRLIVSKT comes from the exons ATGCCCTCATATCGTCCGTGGGGCTCCACGGACGACGGTAATATCGAATTCGAGTCGTTGACAACAGAAACTCTGCAAGGTGCATTGACGGTTATCAGAGAAGAGTTTTtcactgatgagaatgtcagTGTAGGAGTTGAACTTACCTCCGAGCCTGGCGCTTCTGAAGAACTCGAGGAATTGTGCCTCGATGCGATAAAAGATGGCGTTAGTGTCGTCGCCATCGACGTTACGACCGGCAAAGTTGTGGGCGCAGCTCTCAACAAAATACAA ATTCGAGGTGATCCTTCGACGAAAGGATCGTTCGAGTTGTTCAGCGAGAGATGTAAGTGGAAGTCTTCAAAAGCTCTTGTAGATTTTATGATAAACGTTGATTCGAGACTCGATCTTTTCAATCATTATAACGTTGACTGTATTCTCGAAATAATGTTCATGGCAACAAAAAGAAGTTATCGACAGCGTCGAATAGGTGAACTTTTGGTAGTTTCATCCATGGAAATCGGTAGAGAATTGAatcgtggaaaaaatgttaaagtACCAGTGGAAATAAAGGATAATGATACGATAACGAACGAAAATTGTATTCCGAGTCTCGTGTCGATGATAGCAACGTCGAATTTCACGAAGAAAATAGCCGATCGTTTGGGTTTTAGTACTTTGGTAAAGGCgagtttcgatgaatttacgTTCGCCGATAAAACGTTTAGCCAACGTATCGGCAATCTCCACAAATTTACTTGGCTCATTGCCAAAAGACTGATAGTCTCGAAGACTTGA